The Hypanus sabinus isolate sHypSab1 chromosome 3, sHypSab1.hap1, whole genome shotgun sequence genome contains a region encoding:
- the smpd1 gene encoding sphingomyelin phosphodiesterase isoform X2 produces the protein MALRRLFVWCVGLGFLSLGLCPLDAAPARANISCWTCRALFTALDFALQLKTGADEVGLVAMELCIHLKLAPQNICSQAIKLFEHDVISAWVNSILKPSEICGLLVGRDCGHWDIYSNWSVALPSTPKPPVVPPKPPGPGVPVTRVLFLTDVHWDRDYTVGSNPDCRDPLCCRTGSGTPHSHQRGAGRWGEYSKCDLPLRTIENLLQHLQSEHYDVVYWTGDIPAHNVWHQTRGDQILALNTITRLIRHYLGNTTVYPSVGNHESTPVNSFPPPFIHGNESSAWLYSAMVQAWKPWLCQSALDTLRRGGFYTAKVQPGLRLVSLNMNYCSHENFWLLVNSTDPADQLHWLVNILQEAEECGEKVHIIGHIPPGLCMKVWSWNYYRIVNRYEGTIAAQFFGHTHVDEFEVFYDEETLSRPLSVAFIAPSVTTYINLNPGIQCGASPATRFNPNPMTGQVTITN, from the exons ATGGCGCTGCGACGGCTGTTCGTTTGGTGTGTCGGGTTGGGTTTCCTCAGCCTCGGCCTGTGTCCCCTGGACGCTGCTCCCGCCCGGGCCAACATCAGCTGCTGGACTTGCAGAGCGCTCTTCACCGCCCTGGACTTCGCTTTGCag CTGAAGACCGGTGCAGATGAGGTGGGGCTTGTGGCTATGGAGTTGTGCATCCATCTGAAGCTCGCACctcagaacatctgttcccaagccATCAAACTCTTTGAACACGATGTGATTAGTGCTTGGGTCAATTCCATCCTGAAGCCGTCCGAGATCTGTGGACTGCTGGTGGGCCGTGATTGTGGCCACTGGGATATCTACTCCAACTGGAGTGTGGCTCTCCCCAGCACTCCGAAGCCTCCAGTTGTCCCTCCGAAACCGCCTGGCCCAGGAGTGCCggtcaccagggtgctgttcctCACCGATGTTCACTGGGACAGGGATTACACTGTGGGAAGTAATCCGGACTGCCGAGACCCTCTGTGCTGCCGGACCGGATCAGGAACGCCCCACTCACACCAGCGTGGTGCCGGCAGGTGGGGGGAGTACAGTAAGTGTGACCTCCCCCTGCGCACCATCGAGAACCTCCTGCAGCACCTGCAGTCTGAGCACTACGACGTGGTGTACTGGACTGGTGACATCCCAGCCCACAACGTCTGGCATCAGACCCGGGGAGACCAGATCCTTGCCCTTAATACCATTACTCGGCTCATCCGTCATTACCTGGGCAACACTACAGTCTACCCATCCGTCGGCAACCACGAGAGCACACCAGTCAACAGTTTCCCCCCGCCCTTCATCCACGGCAACGAGTCATCTGCCTGGCTCTACAGTGCCATGGTCCAGGCCTGGAAGCCCTGGCTATGCCAGAGTGCCTTGGACACCCTCAG GCGCGGAGGCTTTTACACAGCAAAGGTGCAGCCAGGACTCCGGCTCGTCTCCCTCAACATGAACTACTGCTCTCATGAGAACTTCTGGCTGCTGGTGAACTCAACAGATCCGGCTGATCAGCTGCACTGGTTGGTCAACATCCTGCAGGAAGCAGAAGAATGTGGCGAGAAG GTCCACATCATCGGCCACATCCCCCCCGGCCTCTGCATGAAGGTCTGGAGTTGGAATTACTATCGCATTGTTAACAG GTACGAGGGGACCATTGCCGCCCAGTTTTTCGGCCACACCCACGTTGATGAGTTTGAGGTGTTTTACGATGAGGAGACATTGAGCCGTCCGCTTTCTGTAGCGTTCATCGCCCCAAGTGTCACCACCTACATCAACCTCAACCCTG